From the Variovorax paradoxus genome, the window GTGAGCAGCGCGCGGTGCGGCTCAGGCGCGGCCTTGCCCGGCTCGAGGATGCGCGGCGTCAGCAGGCCGGCATCGGCCGTGGCCTGGGCAAGCAGCGGCCCCAGCACGTCGCTGTCGAAGCGGATGTCGGGGTTCAGCACCAGGAACCAGGGGGTGCCGCAGCGTTCGAACGCCTGGTTGTGATTGGCACCGAAGCCCTTGGGGCTCGCATTCTCGATCCGCTCCACCTCGAAGCCCCACGTCCGGCCCGCGAGCAGGTCGGCCTCCGGAATGTTCAGCGTGAGCACGACCTTGGCGGTGGCGGCGCGACTGTGGCGATCCAGCTGCTCGAGCAGCGGCAATACCAGCGCGAGCTGGCCGTGGCTCACGATGGAAATCGTGATCGGGGCAAACGGTGGGGAAGAGGAAGAGGGGGGCGTGGGCATGGTCTAATTTCGCTCGGGAATTCTAGGGTTCCCGAACCCCCACACATGATTGCTCTGATCGTCATCAGTTTCTTCGTCGCCGCCTTCTCGGTCCAGGTGTTCATGCGCCGTGCGCGCAGGCATGCCCGTCTCTATGGCGCAGACATGCCGCAACGCTTCCACAAGGGCCACGTGCCACGCCTGGGCGGTGCGGGCATCCTGCTGGGCATGGGCGTGGCCTGGCTCGCCGCCGGCATCACCGGTACCGATCCGTTCAACGTCTCCTGGCCGGTGAAGACCTCGATGCTCACGCTGCTGTGCATCGCGCCGGCCGTGCTGGGCGGCATCGTCGAGGACGTCACGCAGCGCGTGAAGGTGCGCTACCGGTTGGGGTTGACCATCGGCTCCGCGCTGCTGGTGTGCTGGCTGCTGGGCCTGGGCGTGTCGCGCACCGGCTTCGAGGTGGTCGACGGCTGGCTGGTCGCCATTCCGTTCGCCACGGTGCTGTTCGCGGCGCTGGCCATCGGAGGACTGCCGCACGCGTTCAACATCATCGACGGCTACAACGGCCTGGCGGGCACCGTCGCGGTGCTGGTCTGCCTGGCCATCTCGCACGTGGCGCTGCAGGTGGGCGACCGGCAACTTGCGGCCATGATGGTCTGCCTCGTCGGCGCCACCTTCGGCTTCCTGGTGTGGAACTATCCGCGCGGCAAGATCTTCGCCGGCGACGGCGGAGCCTACGTCTGGGGCATGGTGATCGCCGTGGCCGTGGTCACGCTGGTGCAGCGGCATCGCGTGGTGTCGCCCTGGTTTCCGATGCTGCTGCTGATCTACCCGGTGTGGGAGACGCTGTTCTCCATCTACCGCAAGCTGGCCCGCGGGCAGTCGCCCGGCACGGCCGATGCGCTGCATTTCCACCAGCTGATCTTCCGCCGCATCGTGCGCGTGGCGCTGGCCGACGACGAGGCCCGCCAGCTGCTGGCGCGCAACAACCGCACTTCCCCCTATCTCTGGATGTTCGCCGCGCTGTCGGTGGTGCCGGCGGTGCTGTTCTGGAACAACACCATCGTGCTGATGTTCTTCTGTCTTCTCTTCGTCACGACCTACGTGGGCGCCTACCTGATGATCGTTCGCTTCAAGGTCCCGCGCTGGCTGCGCCCGTGAACCACGCATCCTTGCGAGAATTTCGTTTTTCCGTCCACCGCTTTGGAGCCTGACCGCCCATGACCGACCCCGTCCTCAACATTCCCCCGCGCGACAAGGCCGAGATCCTGGCCCAGGCGCTGCCGTACATCCGCAAGTTCCACGGCAAGACCATCGTCATCAAGTACGGCGGCAACGCCATGACCGACCCGGCGCTGCAGGCCGACTTCGCCGAAGACGTGGTGCTGCTGAAGCTGGTCGGCATGAACCCGGTGGTGGTGCACGGCGGCGGCCCGCAGATCGAGGCCGCGCTCAACCGCCTGGGCAAGAAGGGCAGCTTCATCCAGGGCATGCGCGTGACCGACGCCGAGACCATGGAGGTCGTCGAATGGGTGCTGGCCGGCGAGGTGCAGCAGGACATCGTGGGCCTGATCAACCAGGCCGGCGGCAAGGCCGTGGGCCTGACGGGGCGCGACGGCGGCCTCATTCGCGCACAGAAGCTCAAGCTGGCCGACCGCGCCGACCCCAACCTGCACCACGACGTGGGGCAGGTTGGCGACATCGTGTCCATCGACCCGAGCGTGGTGAAGGCGCTGCAGGACGACGCCTTCATTCCCGTCGTGAGCCCGATCGGCTTCGGCGAGGAGAACGAGAGCTACAACATCAACGCCGACGTGGTGGCCGGCAAGCTGGCCACCGTGCTCAAGGCCGAGAAGCTCATGCTGCTCACCAACACGCCCGGCGTTCTCGACAAGGACGGCAAGCTGCTCACCAACCTGAGCGCGCGCGAAATCGACGACCTGTTCGCCGACGGCACCATCTCGGGCGGCATGCTGCCCAAGATCGAAGGCGCACTGGACGCGGCCAAGAGCGGCGTGAACGCGGTGCACATCATCGACGGCCGCGTGCCGCACGCGATGCTGCTCGAGATCCTGACCGACCAGGCCTACGGGACGATGATCCGGGCCCGCTGAGCCCCGTCCATGCGCGGGAGGCGCGTGCTCACTGCCCTGTGCGAGAATCAATTGATTACATCTTTGCACGCGCTCCCATGCAGAACGAAGAGACGACCAGTGCTTCCGGCGTAGAGACCCCCGGGAGTTCCACCCCCCCTCCGGCGCGCAAGCGCCCGAAACCGGGCGAGCGGCGCGTGCAGATCCTGCAGGCGCTCGCCGCCATGCTCGAGCAGCCCGGTGGAGAACGGGTGACCACCGCCGCCCTGGCCGCCCGGCTCGAGGTGAGCGAGGCGGCGCTGTACCGCCACTTCGCCAGCAAGGCCCAGATGTTCGAGGGCCTGATCGACTTCATCGAGCAGAGCGTTTTCACGCTGGTCAACCAGATCCTCGAGCGCGAGGGCGCCACCGGCGCCCAGCAGGCCGCCAAGATCCTCGCGCTGCTGGTCCAGTTCGCCGAGCGCAACCCCGGCATGACCCGCGTCATGGTGGGCGACGCGCTGGTCTACGAAAACGAGCGCCTGCAGCAGCGCATGAACCAGTTCTTCGACAAGATCGAAGCCACGTTGCGCCAGGTGCTGCGTGGCGCCGCCGCGGCCGAAGGCTCGGCCACGCCCAGCGTCGACGCCCAGGTGCGTGCCGCCGCGCTCACGGCCTTCGTGGTCGGGCAGTTGCAGCGATTTGCGCGTTCGGGTTTCCGCCGCGCGCCCTCCGAGCATCTCGAAGCGACGATCGCGCTGATCGTCTGAGGGTACCCTCCAGGCCGTCGGGCCGGCTCGCCCTGCGTCATCGAGCGGCGTAGCATCGCCCGGGCCTCCCGCCGCCGGCCTCCGGCGGCATGCCGATGTCGGCGCGGGGTCTCCATGGAGAACGCATGAGCCAGGGCACGGTCGGTCGTCTTATAGAAGCCCGCTTGCCGCGGGTGCCCTTGCATGCCTGATGCGGCTCGCGGCCATGGCCTGCGAACCGTGCTCCTCACGGCAGTGGCCATGCTCGCGTTCGCGGCCAATTCGTTGCTGTGCCGGCTCGCGCTCCAGCACGGCGGCATCGACCCGGCGAGTTTCGGCAGCGTCAGGCTCGTGGCGGGAGCGCTCATGCTGGGGCTCATCGTGCGCTCCAGGGGGCGGCCGGCGGCGTCGCCGCCACGCGTCGACTGGCTGGCGGCCGTCATGCTGTTCGGCTATGTCGCTTTCTTCTCGTTTGCCTATCTCAGCCTGCCGGCGGGAACGGGCGCGCTGATCCTGTTCGGTGCGGTCCAGCTGACGATGTTCGGCGTGGGCCTTCGATCCGGCAGCGAACGCTTCGGGACACTCTCCTGGATCGGCTTCGTCCTGGCGCTGGTTGGGCTCGTCTACCTCGTGTCGCCCGGTATCGCCGCACCGCCGTTGCCGGGCGCCGCGCTGATGGCGGTCGCAGGCGTGGCATGGGGCGTGTACTCGCTGCGCGGCTGTGGCGTGGCCGATCCGCTGGCCGCCACCGCGCGCAACTTCACCCGGGCGGTGCCGCTGGCACTCGCGCTGAGCCTGGTGTTCGCGGCCAGCGCCCATGCGGACGGGACCGGCCTCGCGCTCGCCGTCGCGTCCGGGGCGCTGACCTCGGGGCTCGGCTACGTGGTCTGGTACGCGGCGCTGGGCCGCCTCGGGGCCATGCGGGCCGCGACCGTGCAGCTGTCGGTGCCGCTGCTGGCCGCGTTCGGTGGCGTGCTGTTCCTGTCGGAGCCGATCACGCCGCGCCTGGCGGCCGCCTCGGTCGCGATCCTGGGCGGCATCGCGCTCGTGCTGGGCCGGAAGTCGCAGGGCAGCGCTCGCCGATAGGCGCGCGCCAGCACCTCAAGCCACGGCCACGCCCACCTTGGCACCCGCCGCGACGATCTCGCCCCAGGTCGCGTCGTCGACCCAGATCCCGTCCCTGCGCCGCGCCGCGCGTGCTGCGCGCTCCGGCTCGCCCGCGATCTGCACCCCGTCGAAGCCCTGCCCTGCAGGGCTCTGCCGCAGCCAGTCGATGAACTCGCGCGCTTCCTCGTCGAAGGCCTTGTCCGTTCCGAGCTTCACCGGGTCGATCAGCACCGTCAGCATGCCGTTGAGCACCGTGCGCGCGGTGTCTGCCGGCCGGTGCCAGGTGCCGCCGCCCGTGAGCGCGCCGCCCAGCAGTTCGCAGGCCACCGCCATGCCGTAGCCCTTGTGCTCGCCGAAGGTCATCAATGCGCCGAACAGGCCGTTGCCCTGCGGCACCACCACCACGCCCGGGTCGTTGGTCGGCGCGCCGTTCTCGTCGATCAGGTAGCCGTCGGGCACGCGCTCGCCCTTGTTGTGCGCGACGCGCATCTTTCCCTGCGCCACGCGGCTGGTGGCGTAGTCGAGCACGAAGGGCTCCGCGCCCGCCAGCGGAATGCCGATGCAGCAGGGGTTGGTGCCGAAGCGCCCGTCGCCGCCGCCCCAGGGCGCGACCACCGGCCGCGACAGCACGTTGACGAAGTGCATCGACACCAGCCCCTGCGCCGTCGCCATTTCCGCGAAGTGCCCGATGCGGCCCAGGTGGTGCGCATGCGAGAGCGTGAAGATGCAGCTGCCGTGCTGCTTCGCGCGCGCAATGCCGAGCTCCATGGCCTGCACGCCGACGATCTGGCCGTAGCCGTGCTGGCCGTCCAGGCCCATCAGCGTGCCGATGTCGAGGTTGATCTTCACGGCCGCGTTCGGCTTCAGTCCGCCTTCGGCCACCGCATCGATGTAGCGCGGCAGCATGCCCACGCCGTGCGAATCGTGGCCGCTGAGGTTGGCCAGCACGAGGTTGGCTGCGACCTGCTGCGCTTCGGCGGGTGCGCTGCCCGCGGCTTCGAGGATGCGGGCGACATCGGATTGCAGGCTGTCGGCCGGCAGTGTTCTGGACATGGATCAGGCTCCCTTCGCGTTGACGGTGATGGCATAGAGCGACGACGTCGCGCAGATGAAAAGGCGGTTGCGTTTCGGTCCGCCGAAGCACACGTTGGCCGCGCGCTCGGGCAGCAGGATCTTGCCGAGCAGCGTGCCATCGGGGTGGTAGACGTGCACGCCGTCGAGCGCGCTGGTCCAGATGCGGCCTTCGGTGTCGAGCCGGAAGCCGTCGAAGAGGCCGCTGGTGCATTCGGCGAACACCTCGCCGCCGCGCA encodes:
- a CDS encoding glycosyltransferase family 2 protein — its product is MPTPPSSSSPPFAPITISIVSHGQLALVLPLLEQLDRHSRAATAKVVLTLNIPEADLLAGRTWGFEVERIENASPKGFGANHNQAFERCGTPWFLVLNPDIRFDSDVLGPLLAQATADAGLLTPRILEPGKAAPEPHRALLTPFEIVGRKKPGYVQPKVPAWIPGLFMLFRSEAYRQVGGFDERFFMYGEDFDICARTRLAGWKLQVGEDLVARHDAQRESHRSRKYLYWHVTSLLKVWLSGSFWRYRRLRG
- a CDS encoding glycosyltransferase family 4 protein — its product is MIALIVISFFVAAFSVQVFMRRARRHARLYGADMPQRFHKGHVPRLGGAGILLGMGVAWLAAGITGTDPFNVSWPVKTSMLTLLCIAPAVLGGIVEDVTQRVKVRYRLGLTIGSALLVCWLLGLGVSRTGFEVVDGWLVAIPFATVLFAALAIGGLPHAFNIIDGYNGLAGTVAVLVCLAISHVALQVGDRQLAAMMVCLVGATFGFLVWNYPRGKIFAGDGGAYVWGMVIAVAVVTLVQRHRVVSPWFPMLLLIYPVWETLFSIYRKLARGQSPGTADALHFHQLIFRRIVRVALADDEARQLLARNNRTSPYLWMFAALSVVPAVLFWNNTIVLMFFCLLFVTTYVGAYLMIVRFKVPRWLRP
- the argB gene encoding acetylglutamate kinase, encoding MTDPVLNIPPRDKAEILAQALPYIRKFHGKTIVIKYGGNAMTDPALQADFAEDVVLLKLVGMNPVVVHGGGPQIEAALNRLGKKGSFIQGMRVTDAETMEVVEWVLAGEVQQDIVGLINQAGGKAVGLTGRDGGLIRAQKLKLADRADPNLHHDVGQVGDIVSIDPSVVKALQDDAFIPVVSPIGFGEENESYNINADVVAGKLATVLKAEKLMLLTNTPGVLDKDGKLLTNLSAREIDDLFADGTISGGMLPKIEGALDAAKSGVNAVHIIDGRVPHAMLLEILTDQAYGTMIRAR
- the slmA gene encoding nucleoid occlusion factor SlmA — translated: MQNEETTSASGVETPGSSTPPPARKRPKPGERRVQILQALAAMLEQPGGERVTTAALAARLEVSEAALYRHFASKAQMFEGLIDFIEQSVFTLVNQILEREGATGAQQAAKILALLVQFAERNPGMTRVMVGDALVYENERLQQRMNQFFDKIEATLRQVLRGAAAAEGSATPSVDAQVRAAALTAFVVGQLQRFARSGFRRAPSEHLEATIALIV
- a CDS encoding DMT family transporter — encoded protein: MPDAARGHGLRTVLLTAVAMLAFAANSLLCRLALQHGGIDPASFGSVRLVAGALMLGLIVRSRGRPAASPPRVDWLAAVMLFGYVAFFSFAYLSLPAGTGALILFGAVQLTMFGVGLRSGSERFGTLSWIGFVLALVGLVYLVSPGIAAPPLPGAALMAVAGVAWGVYSLRGCGVADPLAATARNFTRAVPLALALSLVFAASAHADGTGLALAVASGALTSGLGYVVWYAALGRLGAMRAATVQLSVPLLAAFGGVLFLSEPITPRLAAASVAILGGIALVLGRKSQGSARR
- a CDS encoding malate/lactate/ureidoglycolate dehydrogenase codes for the protein MSRTLPADSLQSDVARILEAAGSAPAEAQQVAANLVLANLSGHDSHGVGMLPRYIDAVAEGGLKPNAAVKINLDIGTLMGLDGQHGYGQIVGVQAMELGIARAKQHGSCIFTLSHAHHLGRIGHFAEMATAQGLVSMHFVNVLSRPVVAPWGGGDGRFGTNPCCIGIPLAGAEPFVLDYATSRVAQGKMRVAHNKGERVPDGYLIDENGAPTNDPGVVVVPQGNGLFGALMTFGEHKGYGMAVACELLGGALTGGGTWHRPADTARTVLNGMLTVLIDPVKLGTDKAFDEEAREFIDWLRQSPAGQGFDGVQIAGEPERAARAARRRDGIWVDDATWGEIVAAGAKVGVAVA